A genomic window from Silene latifolia isolate original U9 population chromosome Y, ASM4854445v1, whole genome shotgun sequence includes:
- the LOC141628731 gene encoding uncharacterized protein LOC141628731: MASTSHTIRKNFKYLNCWASSPYFLSHVKNGWDRTCYGSYISILFQKLKGLKATLKTLHGDEFTHLTFRVKMAKQELFSCQCKLHDSPLETTLVTQEKELSSTYEFLKKAELQFLQQRAKISDRKANNTVGCISDMDGHQCQGRQAVASGFLAYYKQLLGESGPVQDLPSDLFSSNTVPEHLYPDLIKPISNQDIINALKTIDRNKSPRIDGYSSGFFLDAWEVVGVDFLSVVHEFFSKGKLPKAANAT; this comes from the exons ATGGCTTCTACTTCCCATACTATTAGGAAAAACTTCAAATACCTTAACTGTTGGGCTTCTTCTCCTTATTTTTTGAGTCATGTTAAGAATGGATGGGATAGAACCTGCTATGGTAGTTACATTAGCATCCTCTTCCAGAAACTTAAAGGGCTCAAGGCTACTCTTAAAACTCTTCATGGAGATGAGTTCACCCACCTCACTTTTAGAGTTAAGATGGCTAAGCAGGAGCTTTTCTCTTGTCAATGCAAACTCCATGATTCTCCTTTGGAGACCACTCTGGTTACTCAGGAAAAAGAGCTTTCCTCTACTTATGAATTTCTCAAAAAAGCTGAACTGCAATTTCTTCAGCAAAGAGCTAAG ATTTCAGACAGAAAGGCCAACAATACGGTTGGGTGTATTTCTGACATGGATGGACATCAGTGTCAAGGTAGGCAGGCAGTTGCTTCTGGGTTCTTGGCCTACTACAAGCAGCTACTGGGTGAGTCTGGTCCTGTGCAAGATTTACCCAGTGACCTGTTCTCATCTAACACTGTTCCTGAGCACTTGTATCCTGACCTCATCAAGCCTATTTCTAATCAGGATATTATCAATGCTCTGAAAACTATTGATAGGAATAAAAGCCCTAGGATTGATGGCTACTCTTCTGGCTTCTTCCTTGATGCTTGGGAGGTTGTTGGCGTGGACTTCCTTTCTGTTGTTCATGAATTCTTCAGTAAGGGGAAACTCCCTAAAGCTGCTAATGCTACCTAA
- the LOC141628732 gene encoding uncharacterized protein LOC141628732 — protein sequence MEVLSRMLRTLPLYPGFSYHPKCVKLKLTHLIFADDLLVFTRGDVPSVAAVASCLDSFAAVSGLQANPLKSCLYFGVVLPSVRSLILQTTGYTEGEFPFKYLGLPMYSSSLVNAMFMPLLDKVHAKVNHYANHCLSYAGKAKLIDSIIFGIHNFWGGASVLLPKGIIKKLSRICKDFLWGINEGGRHWIFMSWKMMCRPKQEGGINIKDIQATLHSNHSWYWGNVLKVRDALVSITGSPTQAIQKLHSCTKHGTLQEGEIYDLFRASSPILPWTNIIHNSMCAPKHAFTAMMVIQNKIPSIENLVTRGMHFVNRCALCENDNESLEHLFFLCSFSSAVWSTVEGWAMISYMPSLRLSQVLDWHTVHNSGVDAIRSRRICTLVATIYHLWRERNARIFYAQKNEPVRISYRIIFDTYVRLPVSLDNVSLVPDVVFFQVLALNIGWSLSGNVG from the exons ATGGAAGTGCTGTCACGGATGCTCAGGACTCTCCCTCTTTATCCTGGATTTTCTTACCATCCCAAATGTGTGAAGCTAAAACTCACACATTTAATTTTTGCGGATGACTTGCTTGTTTTCACTCGAGGAGATGTGCCTTCTGTGGCTGCTGTTGCTTCTTGCCTGGATTCTTTTGCTGCTGTTTCTGGGCTTCAGGCTAACCCTCTGAAGTCTTGCCTTTATTTTGGTGTTGTCCTTCCCTCAGTTAGGAGCCTGATTTTGCAAACTACTGGCTACACTGAGGGTGAGTTTCCTTTCAAGTACTTAGGTCTTCCTATGTACTCCTCCAGTTTGGTAAATGCTATGTTTATGCCTCTGTTGGACAAAGTTCATGCTAAGGTTAATCATTATGCCAATCATTGTCTTAGCTATGCTGGCAAAGCTAAGCTGATTGATTCTATTATCTTTGGTATTCACAATTTCTGGGGGGGGGCAAGTGTACTCTTGCCTAAGGGTATAATTAAGAAGCTTAGCAGAATTTGTAAAGACTTCTTATGGGGCATCAATGAGGGAGGTAGACATTGGATTTTTATGAGCTGGAAAATGATGTGCAGGCCTAAACAGGAGGGTGGCATCAATATAAAAGATATCCAG GCTACTCTTCACTCTAACCACTCTTGGTACTGGGGTAATGTACTCAAAGTGAGGGATGCTCTTGTATCTATCACTGGTTCACCAACTCAGGCTATTCAAAAGCTTCATAGCTGTACTAAGCATGGAACTTTACAGGAGGGGGAGATTTACGACTTGTTCAGAGCCTCTTCTCCTATCTTGCCTTGGACCAACATCATACACAACTCTATGTGTGCTCCTAAGCATGCTTTTACTGCAATGATGGTAATTCAGAACAAAATTCCATCCATTGAGAACCTTGTTACTCGTGGAATGCATTTTGTCAACAGGTGTGCCCTTTGTGAGAATGATAATGAAAGTCTAGAGCATTTGTTTTTCCTATGCTCCTTCTCTTCTGCAGTGTGGTCTACTGTGGAAGGTTGGGCCATGATCTCGTATATGCCTTCTCTTCGATTGTCTCAGGTTTTGGATTGGCATACGGTTCATAATAGTGGGGTGGATGCTATTAGGAGCAGACGGATTTGCACTTTGGTGGCTACTATCTATCATCTCTGGAGGGAACGGAATGCACGCATTTTCTATGCCCAAAAGAATGAACCTGTCAGGATTTCCTATAGGATTATCTTTGATACTTATGTGCGTCTG